In Candidatus Chlorohelix allophototropha, one DNA window encodes the following:
- a CDS encoding serine/threonine protein kinase produces MPLKGIVRNRYQILEEIGRGGFGIAYRARDLLVNRDVVVKQLHEQFSADESNPKARRLFETEWQALASLSEHPNIVHLTDLLRDENAYVMQFISGGNLTELIKSRSKLPLLQSVILMAEVCNGLTAAHRLRIVHRDVKPSNILLTYDGHAKISDFGIAHQPHEGREADLTVSGSNLGTINYMAPEQARGDNRITPAADIYSVGATLYAAITGRYYLPFRAVKSDFDYDTMAYNFKLVRERTPDKPSKYNPYCPPMLNAVVLRCLEKEPKERYASADDVSVALNRVRTLLENERDKAYTEAEAAFNTGKWLIAIKAYDRVLAIEDEYLEAIEHREFAHKWLSPEDEELAYPAKEPDSSTPPAQSKPNAGAISDKAKAAAINGASPSSVDKAAGAVSSQNGAAASLSSAPRYASASYLNPQHELKPTPSPQASSGNFDQGYENVINNGAVNNSLPSSVADKNGYDKRISEIPESFAVEHAVEKDVSSSLSPFKPKMQIQWALVGIIAVFILGAVLVISGFVILNGQSNPKPSSPTIAAIATDTIDVSDTAQPPIPTITPNVAATVTFFAALTATAQPTVTPFSTATALPPTATAEPKIPVVVKSLLAKNYSSSLSGTNNDTFEQSDTLYFMMQISDGKPGEDLVLEFRVRGVSQAFLTDKTKLTQSDGIISFAKPLSYILPANYDLVIKFNDKIITGPIPFKIVAKPTTVTATATPIRTTTTAVVTTTTAAPTTVVITTPPPSTTTVATTTPAVSTTAAPTTVAATTPSVTATPTTTPPPTATTP; encoded by the coding sequence ATGCCTCTCAAAGGAATTGTTCGCAATAGATACCAAATACTCGAAGAAATCGGGCGGGGCGGTTTCGGGATAGCTTATCGCGCCCGCGATTTATTGGTAAATCGCGATGTGGTAGTAAAACAACTACATGAGCAATTCTCTGCTGACGAATCTAACCCCAAAGCGCGCCGCTTGTTTGAGACAGAATGGCAAGCGCTTGCCAGCCTCAGCGAACACCCCAACATAGTACACCTAACCGATTTGTTGCGTGACGAAAACGCTTATGTTATGCAATTTATTAGCGGCGGCAATCTGACCGAGCTAATCAAGAGCAGAAGTAAGCTTCCACTATTGCAATCCGTTATCCTAATGGCGGAAGTATGTAATGGTCTTACCGCCGCACATCGTCTCAGAATTGTGCATCGGGACGTAAAGCCTAGCAATATCCTGTTAACTTACGATGGGCATGCCAAGATAAGCGATTTCGGGATAGCCCACCAACCCCATGAAGGGCGTGAAGCCGATCTAACGGTTAGCGGCTCAAATTTGGGCACAATAAACTATATGGCTCCAGAGCAAGCGCGGGGGGATAATCGCATTACCCCGGCTGCCGATATTTATTCGGTTGGGGCAACCCTTTACGCCGCTATAACCGGACGCTATTATTTGCCTTTCCGCGCCGTTAAAAGCGATTTTGACTACGATACAATGGCTTACAACTTCAAGCTGGTGCGCGAACGTACTCCCGACAAACCAAGCAAATATAATCCCTACTGCCCGCCCATGCTGAATGCGGTGGTATTGCGCTGCCTTGAGAAAGAGCCTAAAGAGCGTTACGCTAGCGCCGATGATGTGAGCGTTGCGCTAAATCGAGTGCGCACCTTGCTTGAAAATGAGCGGGATAAAGCCTACACCGAAGCTGAAGCCGCTTTCAATACCGGAAAATGGCTTATCGCCATAAAAGCCTATGACCGAGTATTAGCTATAGAGGATGAATATCTCGAAGCTATAGAACATCGAGAATTCGCGCATAAGTGGCTAAGCCCTGAAGATGAGGAACTGGCTTACCCGGCAAAAGAACCGGATTCCAGCACCCCCCCCGCGCAATCAAAACCAAATGCCGGAGCAATTTCGGATAAGGCAAAAGCGGCGGCAATTAATGGCGCTTCACCGTCATCTGTGGATAAAGCCGCTGGCGCAGTGTCCTCCCAAAATGGGGCTGCCGCGAGCCTTAGTAGTGCACCACGCTATGCCAGCGCGTCATATCTGAACCCGCAGCACGAGTTAAAACCGACTCCAAGCCCACAGGCTTCTTCTGGCAATTTTGATCAGGGCTATGAGAATGTGATAAATAATGGGGCTGTAAATAATAGCCTACCATCAAGCGTAGCCGATAAAAATGGCTATGACAAAAGGATTTCGGAAATACCAGAATCTTTTGCAGTGGAACACGCTGTAGAAAAAGATGTTTCTTCTAGCTTGTCACCCTTTAAGCCCAAAATGCAAATACAATGGGCGTTAGTTGGCATCATTGCGGTTTTTATTTTAGGCGCGGTGTTGGTCATTTCCGGTTTCGTTATTTTGAACGGACAAAGCAATCCCAAACCTAGTAGCCCTACAATTGCGGCGATTGCTACCGACACAATTGACGTTAGCGACACAGCGCAACCGCCGATCCCAACCATTACGCCAAATGTAGCGGCGACTGTCACGTTTTTTGCGGCATTAACCGCCACCGCACAACCCACAGTTACGCCATTTTCAACCGCTACGGCGCTACCCCCAACCGCCACAGCCGAACCTAAAATTCCCGTAGTGGTAAAATCGTTGCTGGCAAAAAATTATAGCAGTAGCTTGAGCGGTACAAATAACGATACTTTCGAACAAAGCGATACCCTCTACTTCATGATGCAAATCAGCGATGGTAAGCCCGGCGAGGATTTGGTGTTGGAATTTAGAGTGCGGGGAGTTAGCCAAGCTTTCTTAACCGATAAAACCAAATTAACACAGTCAGATGGGATTATCTCTTTTGCCAAGCCTTTGAGTTATATCTTACCTGCTAATTATGATTTGGTGATCAAGTTCAACGATAAAATTATAACAGGCCCGATTCCTTTCAAAATAGTTGCCAAACCTACTACCGTTACTGCGACCGCAACGCCGATACGCACTACTACGACTGCGGTTGTGACCACCACTACCGCTGCGCCAACCACTGTGGTTATTACCACACCTCCGCCTAGCACTACCACTGTAGCTACTACCACACCTGCGGTTAGCACTACCGCTGCGCCAACTACTGTGGCTGCTACCACGCCTTCGGTTACCGCTACCCCGACCACCACGCCACCACCAACCGCCACTACCCCTTAA
- a CDS encoding sensor histidine kinase: MRVSLNVKIILSMTGMVFLTSLACSVVFLIIINNQTREFESRLEKVMSQAATPPPAADVIDKLKTIISNPDLSADAQLAQVRQSIHSPQVDQDRIRQAAADSGWPIQPGGVVVANNQNPNTGGVYKIKDDTLPGYVTSPMYNSIIIASGISALFAIVLGFLLSRTVISPLRKLEQASERIADGNYNLLITPEGKDDLGRLAASFNKMSKALRLTQQKRKDLVADLSHELRTPLSSVQGYTEVLRDGLVTDSVRRNNIYDHILLEVKHMSSMVNSMREWINNEQSLETVRPEEIEIGPELQLIVNRFRHAAEEKNIKLSLDVSEPSAHVFANPEALSHILNNLIDNSLRYTPVGGEIRVEVKELPKERQIYFEVRDNGCGIPNEHQPFVFERFYRVDKSRDRGTGGTGLGLAIARDAIQAMGGEIGLESEVGQGTRVMFKLPSIPVSHAIAV, translated from the coding sequence ATGCGAGTATCTCTGAATGTAAAAATCATCCTGAGTATGACCGGAATGGTTTTCCTTACATCTTTGGCTTGCTCAGTAGTTTTCCTCATAATTATAAATAATCAAACTCGTGAGTTCGAATCACGCCTCGAAAAGGTGATGTCGCAAGCGGCTACTCCTCCGCCCGCCGCCGATGTGATTGATAAGCTCAAAACTATTATTAGTAACCCTGACCTTTCGGCAGACGCGCAATTAGCGCAGGTGCGGCAAAGTATTCATAGCCCACAGGTTGATCAGGATCGAATCCGGCAAGCGGCGGCAGATAGCGGCTGGCCCATCCAGCCCGGAGGAGTGGTTGTGGCAAACAATCAGAATCCAAACACCGGAGGCGTATATAAAATTAAGGATGATACCCTACCGGGATATGTCACTAGCCCAATGTACAATTCAATTATAATCGCCTCTGGAATTTCGGCTCTGTTCGCAATTGTGCTAGGCTTTCTGCTTTCGCGCACTGTAATTAGCCCACTCCGCAAACTTGAACAAGCCAGCGAACGAATAGCAGATGGCAATTATAACCTACTCATAACCCCGGAAGGCAAGGATGACTTAGGTAGGTTGGCAGCCAGTTTTAACAAGATGAGCAAGGCTTTGCGCCTGACCCAACAAAAGCGTAAAGACCTAGTGGCAGACCTATCGCACGAATTGCGTACTCCTTTGAGCAGTGTGCAGGGTTATACCGAGGTATTGCGGGATGGTCTTGTTACCGATTCAGTCCGAAGAAACAATATTTATGACCATATATTGCTGGAAGTTAAGCACATGTCATCAATGGTCAACTCGATGCGTGAGTGGATTAATAACGAACAGTCATTGGAAACTGTCAGACCCGAAGAAATTGAAATAGGACCAGAACTACAACTGATCGTTAACCGCTTCCGGCATGCCGCAGAAGAGAAAAATATCAAACTTAGCCTCGATGTAAGCGAGCCTTCCGCCCATGTGTTTGCCAATCCCGAAGCTTTAAGCCATATCCTGAATAATCTGATTGATAACTCATTACGCTACACGCCGGTAGGCGGAGAAATCCGAGTCGAAGTCAAAGAATTGCCAAAGGAACGACAGATTTATTTCGAAGTGCGCGATAACGGTTGCGGTATTCCAAACGAGCATCAGCCCTTTGTATTTGAGCGGTTTTACCGGGTAGATAAGAGCCGCGACCGAGGAACAGGGGGAACAGGATTAGGTTTGGCAATCGCGCGCGATGCCATTCAGGCGATGGGCGGCGAAATCGGTCTGGAAAGTGAAGTCGGGCAGGGAACCCGCGTAATGTTCAAATTACCCTCTATACCCGTATCGCATGCCATTGCAGTTTAA
- a CDS encoding response regulator transcription factor — MSATYHNSTPPRQNGHKQKRILIVEDDPRIVDYVSIYCQSEGYEVTHARDGVEAIELFKQVQPDFVLLDLMLPRVDGLEVCRQIRITSEVPIIMVTARIDEVDKLLGLETGADDYLTKPFSPRELMARIRVIFRRLEKSPKEESVSPQTEKVLNLGRLSINFDTREVSIENKLIPPLTNKEFELLITLAQQPGRVFTKTELEEALYDCDSLVASRAIGVHISNLRAKLPNAHLVETIHGVGYKLSREAV, encoded by the coding sequence ATGTCTGCCACTTATCATAATTCTACACCACCGCGTCAGAATGGGCATAAACAAAAACGGATTTTAATTGTTGAAGACGACCCTAGAATTGTGGATTACGTCTCAATCTATTGCCAATCTGAAGGCTATGAAGTTACGCATGCGCGAGATGGAGTAGAAGCCATCGAATTATTTAAGCAGGTACAACCGGATTTTGTACTGCTTGATTTGATGCTACCTCGCGTAGATGGGCTAGAAGTTTGCCGCCAGATTCGCATTACCAGCGAAGTGCCAATAATTATGGTCACGGCGCGTATAGATGAGGTTGATAAATTATTGGGGCTTGAAACGGGGGCAGACGATTACCTGACCAAACCCTTTAGCCCACGCGAGTTGATGGCACGCATCCGGGTAATATTCCGACGCTTGGAAAAAAGCCCCAAAGAAGAGTCTGTCAGCCCTCAAACTGAAAAAGTGCTTAATCTGGGAAGGCTTTCCATCAATTTTGATACCCGCGAGGTGTCTATTGAAAATAAGCTAATCCCGCCGCTAACCAATAAAGAATTTGAACTGCTAATTACGTTGGCACAGCAACCCGGTCGTGTTTTCACCAAAACTGAATTGGAAGAAGCGCTCTATGATTGTGATTCTCTGGTTGCCTCGCGGGCAATAGGGGTACATATTTCGAATTTGCGGGCAAAATTGCCAAACGCTCATTTAGTAGAAACAATACACGGTGTAGGTTATAAACTTTCGCGTGAGGCGGTGTAG
- a CDS encoding polyprenol monophosphomannose synthase yields MFSLSFSGSGSATIGADVSPIIPETEDKFIMVVVPTYNEAENLPSLLKVLFGLGLNLRVLIVDDNSPDGTGQLANQLAVDDYPGKLEVLKRPGKMGLGSAYITGFKHALSRGASFIVEMDADFSHDPKVLKEFARVIKKADVTVGSRYVAGGSIDERWKLIRRIISKGGSIYARAVLRLKVQDTTAGFKMFRAEVLRKLPLEKVRSNGYAFQVEMAYLCQKNGFKVVEVPIHFSDRELGKSKMSAKIALEAAWRVWQIKFRY; encoded by the coding sequence ATGTTCAGTTTATCCTTCTCAGGTTCTGGTAGTGCAACTATTGGCGCGGATGTTAGCCCAATCATTCCCGAAACTGAAGACAAGTTCATAATGGTAGTGGTTCCAACTTACAATGAAGCCGAGAATTTACCCTCTCTGCTAAAAGTTTTATTTGGTTTGGGCTTAAACCTACGAGTTCTAATTGTAGATGATAACTCGCCCGATGGAACGGGGCAGTTGGCAAACCAATTAGCGGTGGATGATTACCCCGGCAAACTAGAGGTGCTTAAACGACCCGGCAAGATGGGCTTGGGGTCAGCTTATATCACTGGCTTCAAGCATGCCTTGAGTCGGGGAGCTAGTTTCATCGTTGAGATGGATGCAGATTTCTCACATGATCCAAAGGTACTTAAGGAATTTGCGCGGGTTATAAAGAAAGCCGATGTCACGGTCGGTTCTCGCTATGTAGCGGGCGGCTCAATTGATGAGCGTTGGAAACTTATCAGACGCATAATAAGCAAGGGCGGCTCAATATATGCGCGGGCGGTTCTGCGCTTGAAAGTGCAGGATACTACCGCCGGGTTCAAAATGTTCCGCGCTGAGGTCTTGCGAAAATTGCCTCTGGAAAAAGTGCGCTCGAACGGCTACGCTTTTCAGGTTGAAATGGCGTATCTCTGCCAAAAAAACGGCTTCAAAGTAGTGGAAGTCCCGATACATTTTAGCGACCGTGAGTTAGGCAAATCTAAAATGAGCGCAAAAATAGCTTTAGAGGCTGCTTGGCGAGTCTGGCAAATTAAATTTCGCTATTAA
- a CDS encoding ArnT family glycosyltransferase yields MDKNLKSLPDKIILFTKPWFEGTLGLLVFAGYILWLVLPTRIPAIILFGLALAGVGAALYAKQPSKAREWAKTLLKPENLLLGLILIVAVGVRLPGISQSLPYLDNPDEPTTVTAAIKMLQTGDLNPHFFRWPSLPFYTQFILSLPQFLSGVGSGAFTGLNQIVPDNFYLAGRLLSATLGIATVGLTYLIGRIVYSPAAGLSAAFILAIIPLHSENSRYVTPDIMVGFFATLTLLFAVLIFKTGQLKWYLWAGVAAGLTIGTKYNVAIVLVTVALAHFLSEKRKGIGFGRLGATVGLAVGVFILTTPFLVLDLSGFLNEMAFQVRHYTLEGHGANFTGESWKAYLSYIFNEGFVYQGIVALGGGILLALLRQKRADWLILSLPAIGYFFFSTALVHFPRNLIPLLPPMALLAAEFILWLTAQGFKLFQGKIRDSNSRLVIKTFIVVILTLGFFFFGIRNSILTTRYNLQPDTRTQAGAWITQNLPVGSKLRLEPFTPYLSPERFQGATEQRPIGGRGLDWYQQQGYDYLVASSYEYKELIATDPQAALNYSAIFQEAQLVKEFPGDSTEHPGPTIRIYKVR; encoded by the coding sequence TTGGATAAAAACCTAAAATCCCTACCCGACAAAATAATATTATTCACCAAGCCATGGTTTGAAGGTACATTGGGTTTGCTGGTCTTTGCAGGATATATTCTGTGGCTGGTGCTACCCACCCGAATACCGGCTATTATACTTTTTGGGTTGGCGTTGGCGGGAGTGGGAGCGGCGTTATATGCTAAACAGCCTTCAAAAGCGAGAGAATGGGCTAAAACCCTTTTAAAGCCTGAAAACCTATTGCTTGGCTTGATTTTGATAGTAGCGGTGGGAGTCAGGTTGCCCGGTATCTCCCAAAGTTTGCCCTATCTCGATAACCCCGATGAGCCTACAACCGTAACTGCCGCAATCAAGATGCTGCAAACGGGTGATTTGAATCCGCATTTCTTTCGGTGGCCCAGCCTACCTTTTTACACTCAATTTATTCTGTCCTTACCTCAATTCCTGTCAGGGGTCGGTAGCGGGGCTTTTACAGGGCTAAACCAAATTGTGCCGGATAATTTCTATCTGGCGGGGCGGCTTTTGTCGGCTACGCTCGGCATTGCTACGGTGGGCTTAACCTATCTAATCGGGCGCATCGTCTATTCCCCGGCAGCAGGTTTGAGCGCAGCTTTTATTCTGGCAATTATCCCACTGCACAGCGAAAACTCGCGCTATGTTACGCCAGATATTATGGTGGGCTTTTTTGCTACCCTAACTTTGCTGTTTGCTGTTTTGATTTTCAAGACAGGACAACTAAAGTGGTATTTGTGGGCGGGGGTTGCGGCTGGTTTGACTATCGGCACAAAATACAATGTTGCAATTGTGCTGGTAACAGTAGCGCTGGCGCATTTCCTGAGCGAGAAACGCAAGGGAATAGGCTTTGGCAGGCTTGGCGCAACAGTAGGGCTAGCGGTGGGCGTATTTATTCTGACTACGCCATTTCTAGTGTTAGATTTGAGCGGGTTCTTAAATGAAATGGCTTTCCAAGTGCGCCATTACACGTTGGAGGGACACGGCGCAAACTTTACGGGAGAGAGTTGGAAAGCCTACCTATCCTATATATTCAACGAGGGGTTTGTATATCAAGGCATAGTGGCTTTGGGCGGTGGAATCCTACTGGCGTTGTTGCGCCAAAAACGAGCCGATTGGCTGATTTTATCACTCCCGGCAATTGGCTATTTTTTCTTCTCAACGGCATTAGTTCACTTTCCCCGCAATCTGATTCCGTTATTGCCGCCTATGGCGCTACTTGCCGCCGAATTTATCCTGTGGCTGACAGCGCAAGGTTTCAAGCTATTTCAGGGTAAGATACGCGATAGCAATAGCCGGTTAGTAATTAAAACCTTTATTGTGGTAATATTAACTCTGGGATTTTTCTTCTTTGGAATACGCAATAGTATTTTAACAACACGCTATAATTTACAGCCGGATACAAGAACACAAGCGGGAGCATGGATTACCCAAAACCTCCCGGTTGGATCAAAATTGCGGCTTGAGCCTTTTACGCCATATCTCTCGCCTGAGCGTTTTCAGGGCGCTACCGAACAACGTCCTATCGGCGGGAGAGGTCTGGATTGGTATCAGCAACAGGGCTACGATTATCTGGTAGCCAGCAGCTATGAATATAAAGAACTTATTGCAACCGACCCGCAGGCTGCCTTGAACTACAGCGCAATTTTCCAAGAAGCGCAATTGGTAAAAGAATTTCCGGGGGATAGCACAGAGCACCCCGGCCCGACAATCAGGATTTATAAGGTGAGATAA
- a CDS encoding ABC1 kinase family protein yields MKFLGQHQKKARLGRYYQIAEVLVRHGLGFMLSILGMDRMAPFGKELFNRGKATSRPEHIRLAFEELGPTFIKLGQLLSTRSDLLPPEYVEELAKLQDQAPPVPFKFIEKAIETELGRPLSEIFASFDATPLAAASIGQAHAAVLHDGTEVVVKVRRPGVVPRVSEDLEILQNLAVRAQHYWKQAENYDLVGLSQEFAQTIRAEMDYLREGKNAERLAKNFTDSESIRIPQVYWDYTTISVLTLERIRGVKINDIEAIDKAGINRHKLAVNATNAIMKMFYEDGFFHADLHPGNFFIQENGQIGLIDFGMVGTLDDRTRELMVQFVISIASHDIDRLVDVFISLGVTRSRVDRTMLRRDLDHLIAPYYNLALGEIALDLMLEEALVIIRRHNLQLPSNLMLLFKTFMMAEGMGRTLSPNFHLIKIVMPYSKRLMVQQYSPNTWIKKYNRTVLDTAQLGAELPGQMRRILAELERGTIEFSVKHAELEKGLQRLERLTNRVVISIITAAFIIALAVLITVYRPQGLDQFAGIFIVGGFLFASAMGLYLAWTILRTNRS; encoded by the coding sequence TTGAAATTTCTAGGTCAACATCAAAAGAAAGCTCGGTTAGGGCGTTACTACCAAATTGCCGAAGTGCTTGTACGGCATGGTTTGGGTTTCATGCTCAGTATTTTGGGCATGGATCGTATGGCTCCTTTCGGCAAAGAATTATTCAACCGGGGTAAAGCCACCAGCCGCCCCGAACATATTCGGCTCGCTTTTGAAGAATTAGGACCTACCTTCATAAAGTTGGGGCAACTTCTCTCCACCCGTTCCGATCTGTTACCGCCGGAGTATGTAGAGGAACTTGCCAAGCTACAAGATCAAGCCCCGCCTGTTCCTTTCAAGTTTATTGAAAAAGCCATAGAAACCGAATTAGGTCGCCCTCTTTCCGAGATTTTCGCCAGCTTCGATGCCACTCCGTTAGCGGCAGCTTCGATCGGTCAGGCGCATGCGGCTGTTCTGCACGATGGTACTGAGGTGGTAGTAAAGGTGCGCCGTCCGGGCGTAGTGCCACGGGTTTCAGAAGACCTTGAGATTTTACAAAATCTGGCGGTTCGGGCGCAGCACTACTGGAAACAGGCTGAGAACTATGATTTGGTAGGCTTAAGCCAAGAGTTTGCTCAAACTATTCGGGCGGAAATGGATTACTTGCGCGAAGGCAAGAATGCCGAACGGCTTGCCAAAAACTTTACCGATAGCGAGTCTATCCGTATCCCCCAAGTTTATTGGGATTATACAACTATTAGCGTGCTTACTTTGGAACGGATTCGAGGGGTTAAAATTAATGACATCGAAGCCATTGACAAAGCCGGGATTAATCGCCATAAGTTGGCAGTAAATGCCACCAACGCCATCATGAAAATGTTCTATGAAGATGGCTTTTTCCATGCCGACCTGCACCCCGGAAATTTCTTTATCCAAGAAAACGGGCAGATTGGGCTGATAGATTTTGGAATGGTCGGTACACTGGATGATCGCACCAGAGAATTGATGGTGCAGTTTGTTATATCCATTGCCAGCCATGATATTGATCGTTTGGTGGATGTGTTTATCTCTTTAGGGGTCACCAGAAGCCGGGTTGACCGCACAATGCTGCGGCGCGACCTTGACCACCTGATTGCGCCTTACTATAACCTCGCACTCGGTGAAATTGCCCTCGATCTAATGCTGGAAGAAGCGTTAGTTATAATTCGTCGCCATAACCTGCAATTGCCCTCCAACCTGATGCTGTTATTCAAGACCTTTATGATGGCAGAAGGCATGGGGCGTACCTTAAGCCCCAATTTCCACCTGATTAAGATTGTGATGCCCTATTCAAAACGGTTGATGGTGCAACAATATTCACCGAATACGTGGATCAAAAAATATAATAGAACCGTGCTTGATACTGCTCAATTGGGCGCAGAGCTACCCGGTCAAATGCGCCGAATATTGGCTGAGTTAGAGCGCGGGACAATTGAATTTAGCGTAAAACATGCCGAGCTTGAAAAGGGCTTGCAACGCCTCGAACGTCTTACCAACCGCGTGGTTATTAGCATAATTACGGCAGCTTTTATAATCGCTTTGGCGGTGCTGATTACCGTATATCGTCCGCAAGGTTTGGATCAGTTCGCCGGAATTTTCATTGTGGGTGGCTTCTTGTTTGCCAGCGCAATGGGTTTGTATTTGGCTTGGACTATCCTACGCACTAATCGTTCCTGA
- a CDS encoding carboxymuconolactone decarboxylase family protein produces MRVMEGVATGRIKYVKAVSPRNAQGLVAEAYRQMQRDFVISPPFTIHSSQPEIMAGIWMLVRETMLHGQVRREIKEAIATTVSESNACPYCREVHGMLMRAYSAEKNDAEKKKAIQWAKAIRTPEEATLKTPPFSSSTAPEYLGTAFIFHYINRMVTIFVEGGLTPEMGALTGLVRSGVFAPVLWLVAHQKVKPGTSLTLLPSAPLPQELAWATPNKAIAEALARLATVIETAGQAAIPAPIRSRVLTSLDNWHGEAMGISRKWVEEAVADLEEEHKALARLLLLVALAAYQVDEETIKQARVTLREDKSLIAACAWAAFQASKRVTSWLVI; encoded by the coding sequence ATGAGAGTGATGGAAGGGGTAGCAACAGGGCGTATCAAATATGTAAAAGCGGTGTCGCCTCGAAACGCGCAAGGTTTGGTAGCAGAAGCCTATCGGCAAATGCAACGTGATTTTGTAATCAGCCCACCTTTTACAATACATTCGTCCCAACCTGAAATAATGGCAGGAATTTGGATGCTGGTGCGGGAAACGATGCTGCACGGGCAAGTGCGGCGCGAAATCAAGGAAGCAATTGCAACGACCGTATCAGAATCCAATGCTTGCCCCTATTGCCGGGAAGTGCATGGCATGTTAATGCGCGCTTACTCGGCAGAGAAAAATGACGCTGAGAAGAAAAAAGCGATACAGTGGGCAAAAGCTATACGAACGCCAGAAGAAGCAACCCTAAAAACCCCGCCTTTTTCGAGCAGTACTGCCCCCGAATACCTCGGTACGGCTTTTATATTTCACTATATCAACCGCATGGTCACTATTTTCGTAGAGGGCGGGTTAACCCCTGAAATGGGCGCACTGACAGGTTTGGTCAGAAGTGGGGTATTTGCGCCGGTGCTGTGGCTGGTAGCTCACCAGAAGGTCAAGCCCGGCACATCGCTCACCTTGCTACCGAGTGCCCCTTTGCCGCAGGAACTGGCTTGGGCAACCCCCAACAAAGCGATTGCCGAAGCTTTAGCCCGTTTAGCCACAGTAATTGAAACTGCCGGACAAGCCGCCATACCTGCGCCAATACGTAGCCGGGTTCTAACTTCGCTGGATAACTGGCATGGGGAAGCGATGGGGATTAGCCGTAAATGGGTTGAAGAGGCTGTAGCGGATTTGGAGGAAGAGCATAAGGCGTTGGCGCGGTTATTATTATTGGTGGCGCTGGCAGCTTATCAGGTGGACGAGGAAACGATTAAGCAAGCGCGGGTTACTTTGCGCGAAGATAAGTCGCTGATTGCGGCATGCGCGTGGGCAGCGTTCCAAGCCTCCAAGCGTGTCACTAGTTGGCTGGTGATTTGA